The window CACATTCGGCCCGATGTCGAAGCTGTTGTCGACAAGCGGCGGCTTCTTGTCGAAGACGTTGCGGACGCTGAAGGTGAACCGCCACGTCTCCCAGTCATAGGAGACCGACAGGCGGTGGATGGCCCGCGCCTCTTCGATGTCGTCATC is drawn from Gammaproteobacteria bacterium and contains these coding sequences:
- a CDS encoding TonB-dependent receptor, producing the protein DDDIEEARAIHRLSVSYDWETWRFTFSVRNVFDKKPPLVDNSFDIGPNVNFGTGTADTLLGRTFGIGLTKTF